Proteins found in one Microbacterium sp. LWS13-1.2 genomic segment:
- a CDS encoding lipoate--protein ligase family protein: MASPALLPSHGPALVIRQEERADAEADLERSVELLRAVATGVIAHDRVVRLYAPAPTVAMSRRESRLPGFATASRASIVHGFAPVIRPTGGRAVAYDETCIVFDVIHREEDGAIDQTRFFTEIGDALAAAMRGLGVDARVGDVPGEYCPGEFSINARGAVKLIGTSQRAVRGARLLSGMLPLAGVERFAEVLVAVNEALGLDWDPATFGSLGAETTRIPRATAEDALIAALAGG; encoded by the coding sequence GTGGCATCGCCTGCTCTGCTCCCGTCGCACGGCCCAGCGCTCGTCATCCGCCAGGAGGAGCGAGCGGATGCCGAGGCCGACCTCGAGCGATCCGTCGAGCTCCTGCGGGCCGTGGCCACGGGCGTGATCGCGCACGATCGCGTGGTGCGGCTGTACGCGCCTGCGCCGACGGTCGCGATGAGCCGCCGCGAGAGCCGCCTGCCCGGGTTCGCCACGGCGAGCCGCGCGTCGATCGTGCACGGCTTCGCGCCGGTCATCCGTCCCACCGGCGGCCGCGCGGTCGCCTATGACGAGACGTGCATCGTGTTCGACGTGATCCACCGCGAGGAGGACGGCGCCATCGACCAGACGCGGTTCTTCACGGAGATCGGCGATGCGCTCGCCGCAGCGATGCGCGGGCTCGGCGTCGACGCGCGGGTCGGCGACGTGCCGGGGGAGTACTGCCCGGGTGAGTTCAGCATCAACGCGCGGGGCGCTGTCAAGCTGATCGGCACCTCTCAGCGGGCGGTGCGCGGCGCGCGGCTGCTCAGCGGGATGCTGCCGCTCGCCGGCGTCGAGCGCTTCGCCGAGGTGCTCGTCGCCGTGAACGAGGCTCTCGGACTCGATTGGGATCCGGCGACCTTCGGCAGTCTCGGCGCGGAGACGACGCGGATCCCACGCGCCACCGCGGAGGACGCCCTGATCGCGGCGCTCGCCGGGGGCTGA